The DNA window TGTATTATCAAATATAAATTGCCTAGCAAAAAAGGAGTATTGTGCCACAACTGCAGCTTTGATTcataatgaaaaaaaaaacatcttaGATTTGTTTATCAAATATAAATTCCCTAGCAAGATGAAGTATTAATTGTACCACAGCTGCATCATCGATACATGATGAGAAAGAAACATCTTCAAATTAAATGGTAAACGTATGTATGCTCCCCAATAGTATGTACACAGCACAAGCGgtgtagcatatatatatatatatatatatatatatatatatatatatatatatatatatatatatatatatatagggagaggctattcagtagccagctacaaaataagttattctgtagccacctccatttaccataattttatatactaatttacgataatgtcaatatatatttactatagttgggttactataacacatagggatatttaccataacgttatagtaaaccacttagtaaggagttactataatctcataaattaacatagtaattatagtaactcaaggtggctacagaataagttattttgtagccagctatagagtagttgttctatatatatatatatacacacacacacaaaaataaaaaaataatcatAAATTGAAACAGAGAAACTATAGATAATCTGGTGACAACTGATTAATGCATACCTCTTGTTTTCAAGGAATTCTCGGAGTTCGCCAATGAGGAGTTGTAGGTCCTTTACACCACGAATGGCCTGGTACATTTTTTGGTCGAGACGAAAGAAGATGCTGGTGAAGAGTTGCACCAGGTCAGGATTGCGGCCAACCGAAACAAAGGCTCGACAGTCATATCCCGTACTCAGCTCGTCGTAAACCGCCTTGGCAAGAGTGGTCTTGCCCAGACCACCAGCTCCGACCACAGAAACTATCTTGGTCcggttgctgctgctggaggCGCCAGCATCTCCATGGCCGTGGGTCGATGACTGAAGCATGGCTATGAGCTCCGCCCTCGTCCTCTCGATGCCGATAACCTGTGCTGCCTCTTTGTGCATGTCCACAAGGCGAGGATCCAGTTTGGTGGCCGGCGCAGGCACTGCAACGGGTATGGAGTACCTCTCGCGGCGGTCCCACACCTCCTGGAGTCGTTTCTTCATGTCCTCGATCGCGCCGGCGATGTCGTGGCGTGCCTTGCTCTCCTTCAACAACTTGGCCATCTTCTTGAGACGTTTAAGCAAGCCTTTCTTGCTTTTAGTCTCAGCAGGGGCGGCCCCCTCCACGACATCGACGAGGAAGGCGTCGAGGATGTCCTCCATGTCGTAGGACGCCTCTCTGACGTCGCCAGCCCACAGCCGGACCTGTCGATCCAGATGCTCTGGTGGCGTCTCGCCCACCTTGCAGAGAGCCGTGTGCGCACTCTCGAGCTCATTTTTCAGATACTCGATTTGCTCCGGCAGGCCCTTCTGCAGCTTGTACTCCCCGTGCAGGAGCTCGCCGAGCTTGGTGAGGATGCTGCCCACTGCCCCGGCCACAAGATCCATGCCGACGCCAGGATGGAAGACTGGTGAGGTTGAAGATTCCGCACTTGCTGAAGCTATGGGATGAAGAGTAGAGAGACGTGAGTAATTATTGGTGCAGTGCAGTGGAGACGGTGGCGATATGTCACCTTGCTTGCTAGGAGAGGAGGAAAGCAGAGCTAGGCGAGCAAGCCTGTCTTTAAAGGGTCCAATAGCAAACGCTTGTTCGATAGATCAATACTTATTTTCTAGAAAAAGCCTTCTATTCAACATTAGCGGTAGTAGCCTTACTAGCCGGCAAGAGGCAATAAAATATTTCAGTCCCCTCGTTTCCATCCTCACAACTAGAGATAaggtgctgtttttttttttttttttttttttttggcggcTCCTACCTAGCTTCCGGATGCTTCCGCCTGTACTCGGGTCCACACTTTTGCCGGACTCGGCAAGATACATTTGCTCTCGAGGCTTCTCGACATAGCGGACCTGCGGCTGGCCCGCACGCCCGTGACGCAGAACCACACTCACCCTTCAGTTGCCCGCTCGTGCGTTACCCGGCGACGGCACGACGTCACGCTCCCGCTCATGCCCTTTCCCGCGTGACGCACCGACAACGGCACGGTGACGCCATCCCGGTATAGCACCTCAGCTGCGGCGCGCTCCCGCCCGGATCTAGACGGCGGCCCGGATGTCAGTGATGGGAAGAAGAGGAAAACGGAGATTGAGATTAACCGGTGGTTTGCTCCCCTATAATTGAGGGATTGAGGCAAGATTTTGAGGGATTGAAAAGAAATTTAGAAAAACCGTATTGAAAAGGGGATCTGCTGGAGTATGTTTATTTTTGCTTCCATCCCCTATATTACTAGTTTTAGGAAAAGGGGTAATCAATCTTGTGGATACGCTCTAAGCACATACCATCTGTGACAACCCGTAAAGTGTGACCTTCTGGCTTTTgtcaaaaatcaaaatatctTACTTACTCCATATGTTTGAACAAGTTTGTAAAAGAGATTGTCAATATTTAGGACACCATGTGGTTTCGCTGGAGAACGGCGGGCTGAAAAGGATGCAAATAATAATGTAACAAATATGTATTAGAAAGTAGAAACCACTGACCAAATGGACACATGACAACTTTTAAAGGcatgtttattagattttcttaaaaaaaacatCCTGCAAAACTCTAGACTATACAATTGTGAAAAAACACATGTAACTGCCCAAATGAAAATAAATTACATGACACGACAGCCGTGACAACATTCGTCACTACAATTTAAATACATCAATAATACAGTAGCCAAGATCATAGCAACGAAGTGAATGAAAGTGCTAGCTTCACCGGTTGGAGAAATTCCGCAAAGCAAACTGGACCCCCGATGGAGCTCTTGAAGATGggcaggcatgcatgcatgcggagACACACGAAAACCAAATTTAAGCCTCATTTAacataaacacacatatcatttaTGTTCCAAACATATATACTTGCAGGTACGCCAACAATAAGTGCTAGAGCGAAATGAAATATACTAAACAACAGGCATGATCGTCGTCGATCAACATTATTAGAGGCCGGTTTAAACCACGCAAAGGTCCATCAAGAGCACACAGAAATATGTGAGACCGTGTAGTAGACTGACACCAGCTCCATGCATGCGGCAATATAGGGGACAGCAGACAGGAGTACCAAAATGCTCCCAACGTCCTGAGATCCACCAACTTAAACCGCAAACTCCTCCCATGGAGGATCAAGAGGCAAAAGGCTGAGTCTCCGAAGACTGAAATAAAAATCGTAAGGaaaaataattttgattagcATTATCAGTCTAGCATTGATGATTCATGAAGGTCAATGGAAATGATGGATGAAGTCGGCTAAAACAATCAAACAGACTATGGTACTTCGAACTGTGTGTGAACCGTTGATCTAATTGTAAATTATTACATATTACCTGTTCTTATAAGAGGTGATAGAATAGaagaaacacagaataaatagagAAAACGTCTACTTATTAGATAGATCTAATATACATGCACGCAAGATCTAACTTTGGTATTTGATGCAATAATGTGACATGTGGATGAGATATAAAGTATCTTGCTTTACTAACATGTTCTTTTCTTGtaacttgacaaataaagatcaaGAGTGATATACCTGTAAAATTAATTTTTTAAATGGGGAACGACTAACGTTATCCATGATGATCTTTTCAACATGAGTAGATCCATTTTTAACAGCAAAATCATGTTGATGGTATACGTGATTTATTTGTCACTAGCCATAGCACAACACTTTTAAAACCAACATCATGTTAAAAATTAATGTTCTTGCGTACTCAAACATATAGTCCGTATGTGACAACAGTAACAAGTATATACTTAACTGTATCTAATTTCTTAGAAAAGTGATAATAATTACTTCATATGTACAGTAGCACATGCAGATGAAATTAAACAAGGAAACTAGGACGCCCTGGACGAAATTTAATTGTCCTACTAATTCTAAAAATCAAGGGCTATGATTTTCTGGGCATATTGTTACtacaataataatatagtaatggAGAAGTAGTACGTGTTAGTGCCTTAGTGGAATGGGGAATGGAATGTGGTTATTAAACAAGTTAGGCAGCTCGTACGTACCTCTTCATCGTCGCTGTGTACTGGTCGTGCCACCATAAGTACTTCACTAAACATGATATACGTTGAGGGTGAGTGCGGAACTATTGGGATGGAGTTCTGCTTGGCGCCTTAGCTCAGCCTCTGCCTTGTCCAAGTCATCAGGGAAGCCATCCTCACAGTCGAGACGTGCCTCGACATAGCGTAGCGAAGGGAGGCACTCCAAGTCCAAGCCGAGATTGTCACTCCGGGTAGCATGCCCATCCTTGTAGAAAGCCCTGACTGGGACAGTGAACCAAAGGTCGTGGAGGTTTGGCATCACAACAGGGGCCGGCGCTACTTTGCTGCTGTAGCCCGCGTCCTCTGCTTTGGAATCAAATACCATAGCAGCATCCTGTTCTTCCTTCCAGATGCTAAATGAAGCACTAGTCGAGTCATCATTGGTCGCCAACTGAACCATCCAGTCATACAACTTGTGGATTCTCAACTTGTGGAAGAAGACATGATGGGCAGCAATATTAACTACCGCAGCCTGCTTATCAGATGCCATACCATAATCCGCCAGTCGAATACAGAGAAAATGGAGTTCTGGCAGCCCACCCAAGGCTCTCAGACCGGCCTTGTCCATATGATCCACACGCAACTCCAAGTAGCAAAGGTTGGGGAGAAGCGTGGGATCTATGAATGATGGCACACAAGGGAACCAGATGCTTTGTATATGGAGATGCCTGAGATGTTCCGAAAGCACGACTTTGTCCCACTCCGTTGAGGCAAGGCTAATTTCAGAGAATAGAAAAACATGCAGATCCAGATGCTGGAGCTCCTGCAGATTGCCTAGTGACTTCAAAAGTTCTGCCTGCACTCTCTCATCCAGCCTGCCCATGCCAAACCCACGGAGCACCCTCAGTAGGCTCTGGTTGCCCAGCTCCTTCAAAAATTGCCTCTTGGACTCAAAAGACAGCATGCGAACACTTATCTGTAGCTCCTCTAGTGACGTCACCTTCTGGAGGAACCCATCGGGCACCTTCGTGCATTCATCACATCTTATGCAGACCAACCGTGTTAGCAGGCTAACGCTCGATAGCAGCTGATGTAGTTCGGTGTCCTCTAAGTCCAGTGTCTGTAGAAGCTTTAGAGCTCCTATCGCCTCGGGGAGCTCTTCGACATTTGTACCTCGTAGCCCTAGGTACCTCAGATGAACTAGTTTCCCAAGATGCTCAAGCCAGCGCCTGCCATACTTAGGTGATGTGCACCTCTCTAATGATAGCACACGTAAGAGTTTAATGCTCGGATGCAATACCAAACCACGGATATCACACTGACGAGCAACCAGTGACCTCAGTTGTGTCATGTCCTTATGACTGTCAGGATGAGATTGATCCAGCAATATCCTGTTCTGGTGTGCTATCCGGCGCACCTTGTGTCGTGATGATGTTCCTCCATCCTCATTTGAGATAGTGATAAAGTTTTCTTCACCTGCCAGACCACGAATAAGATCAAGGACCATGTCATGAACACGGCAGCAATGTATGATGCCTTCCTCTTCTGACTCTACCCCTTGGATCATGTTTCTGTTTATGAGCTGATGGAAGTATTCCTCTCCCCGCTGAAACTGGCTTGTTCCTGTTTTCTTCTCTATAAAGCCTTCTGCTACCCATTTCCATATCAAAGAATCTTTCTCGATCTCATAGTCTTCGGGATACACACTTAGGTATAGTAAGCAGGTCTTCAGATGAGAAGGCAGAACATAGTAGCTAAGGGACAATATCCACACAGTATCATCTACTTGCTTGTTCTCTCTGCCACGATAGAAACCAGGAGAGCTGCAGACCTCAAACCAATCCTCTCTTGATTTGCCCACCAACAAGCTAGCCATTGTGATGATAGCTAATGGCACACCGCCACATTTGTCCAGAATTTTTTTGGATGCCTCTTCAGGATGATGAGCAGGACATTTGTCTTCACCGCCATATAGCCTCATATAAAAGAGCTTCTTTGAGTTATCATGTGAAAGAGGGCCAAGCTGGTAAACTTCATCGCCACAGGCTACTTCTTTGAGTTAGTCTCAGCAGGGGCGGCCCTCTCCACGACATCGATGAGGAAGGCGTCGAGGGTGTCCTCCATGTCGTAGGACGCCTCTCTGACGTTGGCAGCCCACAGCCAGACCTGTCGATCCAGATGCTCTGGTGGCGTCTCGCCCACCTTGCAGAGAGCCGTGTGCGCACACTCGAGCTCATTTTTTAGATACTCGATTTGCTCTGGCAGGCCCTTCTGCAGCTTGTACTCCCCGTGCAGGAGCTCGCCGAGCTTGGTGACGATGCTGCCCACTGCCCCGGCCACAAGATCCATGTCGATGGCAGGATGGAAGATTGGTGACGTTGAAGACCAAGAGGGATTCCGCACTTGCGGAAGCTAGGGGAAGAagctcggtggcggcggcggatttCGGAACTCGGCAGTGGAGGATATCGGAGCTCGCGTGAGGAGCAGCCCGGCAGTGGAGGATCTCTGAGCTCACGCAGGGAGGAGGAGCCCGGCAGCGGAGCACGAAGCACGGAGTCGGCGACGCGTGGGGAGGAGTCCAGCCTCCAGCGGCCGCGCGTGGGgaaggagctcggcggcggcggcggatctcgGACGCAGCGACGCGCGGGAAGAGGAGCCCGGCGACAGTGGACGATCTCGGTGGCAGCGGCGCCCGGGAGGAGAAGCCCAGCGGCAGCGCCAGTGCCTCTCAAGCGAGCGGAGGGGCGAGCGTTAGCGAGAGGAGTATCTTTGTGTCTTCTAATTGGCTACTTCTCGATTACGAGTAGTTTTGATTATTATGCTTCCGCTACTCTTCTTATCCAAAGCTGATCCTATTGCTTTCCAAGATTCTAAATCCCATATGTCGTCAATAACGATGAAGTACCTACCAAAAAGACAGTACAAATGAATATGCAGAGTTAGTAAACCTTGGAGCATCTATCGTCTATACTATACTATActgtacaaaggagaagaagagcgGCGATACATCTGTACTATACGAGTATTGAATATTGGTGATGTCTCACTTTTATTCATAGcttgttcgtttcggctggatttctcgtatttggcttataatccatgacttgaacaatatttttctctcacaccaaaccagccaacagtactttcagccataccTTATAAGTCAATCCAgctgaaacgaacaggctgttagtCTTTGAAAATTACATACTAGTGGTAATTTATAGATTTTTAGACAAATGATGAAAATCCGGATTCCTCTACTCAAGGTAGAATCTGACAGTGGTACTTTATAACTTTGTATTATCAAATATAAATTGCCTAGCAAAAAAGGAGTATTGTGCCACAACTGCAGCTTTGATTCATAATGAAAAAAACAAACATCTTAGATTTGTTTATCAAATATAAATTCCCTAGCAAGAAGAAGTATTAATTGTACCACAACTGCATCATCGATACATAATGAGAAAGAAACATCTTCAAATTAAATGGTAAAGGTATGAATGCTCCCCAATAGTATGTACACAGCACAAGCGgtgtagcatatatatatatatatatatatatatatatagaactactatcctgtagctggctacagaataacttattctgtagccactttgagttacgataattactatgttaatttacgagattatagtaactccttactaagtggtttaatataacattatggtaaatatccccgtgtgttatagtaacccaactatcgtaaatatgtattaacattacggtaaattagtatataaaattatggtaaatggaggtggctacagaataacttattctgtagccggctactgaataacctctccctatatatatatatatatatatatatataaaataataaattgaAACAGAGAAACTATAGATAATCTGGTGA is part of the Miscanthus floridulus cultivar M001 chromosome 9, ASM1932011v1, whole genome shotgun sequence genome and encodes:
- the LOC136484168 gene encoding disease resistance protein PIK6-NP-like isoform X1, giving the protein MRLYGGEDKCPAHHPEEASKKILDKCGGVPLAIITMASLLVGKSREDWFEVCSSPGFYRGRENKQVDDTVWILSLSYYVLPSHLKTCLLYLSVYPEDYEIEKDSLIWKWVAEGFIEKKTGTSQFQRGEEYFHQLINRNMIQGVESEEEGIIHCCRVHDMVLDLIRGLAGEENFITISNEDGGTSSRHKVRRIAHQNRILLDQSHPDSHKDMTQLRSLVARQCDIRGLVLHPSIKLLRVLSLERCTSPKYGRRWLEHLGKLVHLRYLGLRGTNVEELPEAIGALKLLQTLDLEDTELHQLLSSVSLLTRLVCIRCDECTKVPDGFLQKVTSLEELQISVRMLSFESKRQFLKELGNQSLLRVLRGFGMGRLDERVQAELLKSLGNLQELQHLDLHVFLFSEISLASTEWDKVVLSEHLRHLHIQSIWFPCVPSFIDPTLLPNLCYLELRVDHMDKAGLRALGGLPELHFLCIRLADYGMASDKQAAVVNIAAHHVFFHKLRIHKLYDWMVQLATNDDSTSASFSIWKEEQDAAMVFDSKAEDAGYSSKVAPAPVVMPNLHDLWFTVPVRAFYKDGHATRSDNLGLDLECLPSLRYVEARLDCEDGFPDDLDKAEAELRRQAELHPNSSALTLNVYHV